From Acidisarcina polymorpha, one genomic window encodes:
- a CDS encoding tyrosine-type recombinase/integrase: MTAELEIELQPAGNRPSEAFLIDLVVNGVTSEHSRRSYKTGLKAFFTWIRLSGAGRAFTKALVQQYRSSLLDQGLSASTVNLRLSPIRKLAREMADNQLLDPAAAAAIERVPGIEKRGNRAGNWLMKEQANDLLNAPSPKTLPGIRDRAVLALLLGCGLRRAELLRINIEDLQQREGRWVLPDMAGKGGRVRTVTVPAGVKSRIDAWLCASGISQGRLFRPVTKAGVLAGEEIRDEKAVWRLVMRYAKTSGLGKLAPHDLRRTCAKLCRKAGGELEQIQLLLGHASIQTTERYLGTEQALAHAVNDAIGLDMA, translated from the coding sequence ATGACCGCCGAACTCGAGATCGAGCTCCAACCGGCAGGGAACCGGCCCTCGGAGGCATTCCTGATCGACCTGGTGGTCAACGGGGTGACCTCGGAGCACTCGCGGCGCTCCTACAAGACCGGTCTCAAGGCTTTTTTCACCTGGATCAGGCTCTCCGGGGCCGGCCGGGCCTTTACAAAAGCTTTGGTTCAGCAGTACCGGTCCTCACTCCTCGACCAGGGGCTCTCCGCCTCGACCGTCAACCTCCGGCTCTCACCAATCCGCAAGCTCGCCCGCGAGATGGCCGACAACCAGCTGCTCGACCCGGCCGCGGCCGCGGCCATCGAGCGTGTGCCCGGGATTGAGAAGCGCGGCAACCGGGCAGGGAACTGGCTGATGAAGGAGCAGGCCAACGATCTCCTCAACGCCCCCAGCCCGAAGACCCTGCCCGGGATTCGCGACCGGGCGGTCCTCGCCCTGCTGCTCGGCTGCGGGCTGCGCCGGGCGGAGCTGCTCCGGATCAATATAGAAGACCTCCAGCAGCGGGAGGGTCGCTGGGTGCTACCCGACATGGCAGGGAAGGGTGGCCGGGTCCGGACCGTGACCGTGCCGGCCGGGGTGAAGAGCCGCATCGACGCCTGGCTTTGCGCTTCCGGGATCAGCCAAGGCCGGCTCTTCCGGCCGGTCACCAAGGCGGGGGTCCTTGCCGGCGAGGAGATCCGGGACGAAAAGGCGGTCTGGCGCCTGGTGATGCGCTATGCCAAGACGAGCGGTCTGGGGAAGCTCGCGCCCCACGACCTGCGTCGCACCTGCGCGAAACTCTGCAGAAAGGCCGGCGGGGAGCTCGAACAGATCCAGCTTCTGCTCGGCCACGCCTCGATCCAGACCACGGAGCGGTATCTCGGCACCGAACAGGCCCTCGCCCATGCCGTCAACGACGCGATCGGCCTCGACATGGCGTGA
- a CDS encoding M15 family metallopeptidase, with product MTNHRLGRLRSSATVFFLSAAALSQSLQVQPNMRPLTPDERTAMTGKSWSPGCPVSLDDLLSIRITYFGFDHLTHKGRLIIHKRFAQEASAIFQELYDIRFPINKIDPYENYEVGGGNAEKNVTVGFYCRKAQDAPKEWSGHAYGIAVDLNPFDNPFHDAKEGWWPKGADARSKRDDTKGKVSPSTEAFQIFARHGWAWGGFYSGEPDYMHFYKATLGGSGNVLERSYVATGLQYVPVEQ from the coding sequence GTGACAAACCATCGGCTCGGCCGTCTCAGAAGCAGCGCCACTGTCTTCTTTCTTTCAGCTGCGGCTTTGAGCCAAAGCCTTCAGGTTCAGCCAAACATGAGGCCTCTCACTCCTGATGAACGAACTGCTATGACCGGGAAATCATGGAGTCCAGGTTGTCCCGTATCGCTCGATGATCTCCTCTCGATCCGCATAACCTACTTCGGATTCGATCACCTGACCCATAAAGGCAGGCTCATAATCCATAAGCGCTTCGCCCAAGAAGCCTCCGCAATCTTCCAGGAGCTGTACGATATACGGTTTCCGATCAACAAAATCGATCCATACGAGAACTATGAGGTTGGCGGCGGCAACGCGGAAAAGAATGTGACCGTCGGCTTCTACTGCCGTAAAGCGCAAGATGCGCCCAAGGAGTGGAGCGGTCACGCCTACGGCATTGCCGTCGATCTGAATCCCTTCGATAATCCGTTCCACGATGCGAAGGAGGGCTGGTGGCCAAAGGGGGCCGATGCCCGTTCTAAGCGCGACGATACTAAGGGCAAGGTCTCTCCGAGCACTGAGGCGTTTCAGATCTTTGCTCGGCATGGCTGGGCGTGGGGCGGCTTCTACTCGGGAGAGCCCGACTATATGCACTTCTATAAGGCGACTCTCGGGGGTAGTGGAAACGTGCTCGAACGGTCTTACGTGGCGACAGGGTTGCAGTACGTCCCGGTGGAGCAGTAG